In Triticum aestivum cultivar Chinese Spring chromosome 5B, IWGSC CS RefSeq v2.1, whole genome shotgun sequence, the following proteins share a genomic window:
- the LOC123116571 gene encoding uncharacterized protein produces the protein MQREQRRRQTRARDGSIPSVPKRRSPALQQDGNSKGGKRMKYLPDLPEDILWHIHSLMPMRDAARAACVSRTFMRSWRRHTSLTFSRKTLGMDDNVCEMDGKARDLTGKVDKIWIEHPGIGVKEVRIELYDNKTRAYYLDRWLQIAVTPGIEELTVIPSVSKQKFDFPCSLLSEGGGNSIRCLNLYQCVFCPTVRLGLRSLTQLELFDVRITGNELACLLDNSVALQQLALMYCSKIIRLKTPSLLQRLITLEVSNCKRLQLVEIEAQCLSNFRFISDHLVQLSFGEALQLKTLVKQCRGALCYARAKS, from the exons ATGCAGCGGGAGCAGCGCCGCCGGCAAACGCGAGCCCGtg ATGGATCGATCCCTTCCGTTCCTAAACGAAGGTCACCAGCCCTCCAACAAGATGGTAATTCGAAAGGTGGCAAAAGAATGAAATATCTGCCAGATCTTCCGGAG GACATCTTGTGGCATATACATTCACTAATGCCAATGCGAGATGCTGCCCGAGCTGCCTGCGTTTCTCGTACCTTTATGCGTTCCTGGAGACGCCATACCAGCCTCACCTTCAGTAGAAAAACACTAGGCATGGATGATAATGTATGTGAAATGGATGGAAAAGCAAGAGATCTCACCGGCAAAGTTGACAAAATTTGGATAGAACACCCAGGAATTGGTGTGAAGGAAGTCAGAATTGAGTTGTATGATAACAAGACCAGGGCCTATTATCTTGATCGTTGGCTTCAGATTGCCGTCACGCCTGGGATTGAAGAACTCACTGTTATTCCTTCTGTGAGCAAACAAAAGTTCGACTTCCCATGTTCACTTCTGTCTGAAGGAGGTGGAAACTCGATTCGGTGTCTGAATCTTTACCAGTGTGTGTTCTGTCCTACAGTCAGACTTGGTTTGAGAAGTTTGACTCAACTTGAGCTGTTTGATGTCCGTATTACAGGAAATGAGTTAGCCTGCCTTCTAGACAATTCTGTTGCTTTGCAGCAGTTGGCACTCATGTATTGCAGTAAGATTATTAGACTGAAGACACCTTCCCTGCTGCAGCGGCTCATCACCCTTGAGGTGTCTAACTGTAAGAGGCTGCAACTGGTAGAGATCGAAGCTCAATGTCTCTCCAATTTTCGGTTTATCAGTGACCACCTAGTACAACTCTCGTTTGGAGAAGCATTACAGTTGAAGACCCTAGTCAAGCAGTGTCGTGGTGCTCTCTGTTATGCTCGTGCCAAATCTTGA
- the LOC123116572 gene encoding ornithine decarboxylase-like, translating to MVGSSPMQAVLVAPGVKGKQVLPYKRDALKEKHAIAGLMRSIAGSGVRSAFYVLDLARVVDLYMRWHRALPDVRAYYAVKCNPEPALLGALAALGAGFDCASRREIEAVLALGVEPGSIVYANPCKPEAHIEYAARVGVNLTTYDSEEEVAKVKRCHPNCELILRIKGPDNGDAKVDLGTKYGAHADEVVPLLRAAQRAGLGVAGVSFHIGSGGTRTDVYRGAIEAARAAFDAAATLGMPPMRVLDVGGGFMAGGTAFDEAAVVIRDALAEHFGDLPCVEVLGEPGRYFAETAFTLAARVIGKRTRGEVREYWIDDGLYGSLNCVLMDDYVPRPRPLATPRTGEEAYTSTVFGPTCDSLDTVVTGYRLPEMSLGDWLVFDDMGAYSIGSGSHFNGFSMSDIATFLAYSS from the coding sequence aTGGTCGGAAGCAGCCCCATGCAGGCGGTGCTGGTGGCGCCGGGGGTGAAGGGCAAGCAGGTGCTCCCCTACAAGCGGGACGCGCTCAAGGAGAAGCACGCCATCGCCGGCCTCATGCGCTCCATCGCCGGCTCCGGCGTGCGCAGCGCCTTCTACGTCCTCGACCTCGCCAGGGTCGTCGACCTGTACATGCGCTGGCACCGCGCGCTGCCGGACGTGCGGGCATACTACGCCGTCAAGTGCAACCCGGAGCCGGCGCTGCTCGGCGCGCTAGCGGCGCTCGGCGCCGGGTTCGACTGCGCCAGCCGCAGGGAGATCGAGGCCGTGCTCGCGCTCGGGGTCGAGCCGGGCAGCATCGTGTACGCCAACCCGTGCAAGCCCGAGgcgcacatcgagtacgcggcgcGGGTGGGCGTCAACCTCACCACGTACGactccgaggaggaggtggccaaggtgAAGCGCTGCCACCCGAACTGCGAGCTCATCCTCCGCATCAAGGGCCCCGACAACGGCGACGCCAAGGTCGACCTCGGCACCAAGTACGGCGCGCACGCCGACGAGGTGGTGCCGCTGCTCCGCGCCGCGCAGCGCGCGGGCCTCGGCGTGGCCGGCGTGTCCTTCCACATCGGCAGCGGCGGGACCCGCACCGACGTGTACCGCGGGGCCATCGAGGCCGCGCGCGCGGCGTTCGACGCGGCCGCCACCCTCGGCATGCCGCCCATGCGCGTGCTCGACGTCGGTGGCGGCTTCATGGCAGGAGGCACCGCGTTTGACGAGGCGGCGGTGGTCATCCGCGACGCGCTGGCGGAGCACTTCGGCGACCTCCCGTGCGTGGAGGTCCTCGGAGAGCCGGGGCGGTACTTCGCCGAGACGGCCTTCACGCTGGCGGCGCGCGTCATCGGGAAGCGCACGCGCGGGGAGGTGCGGGAGTACTGGATCGACGATGGCCTCTACGGCTCCCTCAACTGCGTCCTCATGGACGACTACGTGCCCCGCCCGAGGCCGCTCGCCACCCCACGCACCGGCGAGGAGGCGTACACGTCGACGGTGTTCGGGCCGACCTGCGACTCGCTCGACACGGTGGTCACCGGCTACCGGCTGCCGGAGATGAGCCTGGGGGACTGGCTCGTGTTCGACGACATGGGCGCCTACTCCATCGGCTCCGGCTCCCATTTCAACGGCTTCTCCATGTCCGACATTGCGACATTCTTGGCCTACTCTAGCTAG